In Candidatus Contubernalis alkalaceticus, the genomic window TCTTTTCAGTATGTTGAATCCAGGAGGGCACTATTACCAGGGATTCGCTGACCTCCACGGAATGGTAGTGTTTTTTCCAGGATTCAGCCCAGTCTGCTTCCTCTACTTTTTTACAGGTTATAGCAAAGTTACCCGGGTCAATTCCTAATTGGATGAGGTCTTCCAGATAGCTCTCCAGGCCTGTAATAACCTCCCATATTCTCTCCTCATCAACAGCAAAATATCCGCTGATAGAAACAGTCTCCCCAGGCATTGAGCTTTGGCCCTCAATGTTTTTCTCTCCCAAAGGCCTTAAACTCTCATCACAGATAACATCCTCCCCACAGGGAATAGAAAAATAAGCAGAATCCTCGATGCTCACACCGGGAGAACCCTGCTCCATTAGATAATTCGATGCCCCCTCTGAGGCTTCTCGGCTCATTTCTACGCTAATATTGAACCAACTCATGCTTTACTTCCTCCAAATGCATCCTTCACTTTATCAAATATTCCTTTATGATTTAAAGTGGAAAGGTCTTCACCACTTTCTTTTGCAAACTGCTTAAGGAGTTCTTTTTGTTTTGCCGTGAGTTTTGCGGGAACATCCACCACCACTTTTACGTGCTGATCCCCCCGTCCCATACCCCTGAGGCGGGGAATCCCCTTGCCTTTAATTTTAAAGAATGTCCCGGATTTTGTGCCATCGGGTATTCTAAGCTTTGCTTTTCCCTCCAACGTAGGAACCATGATTTCTCCTCCCAGGGAGGCCATTACGAAACTGATGGGAATCTCACAATAAATATTATCCCCCCGGCGCTGGAATATTTCATGGGCAGCCACATCAAGAATCACATAAAGATCCCCGGGAGGGCCTCCCTTAACTCCGGCTTCACCTTCTCCTGAAACCCTGAGCCGGGTTCCCCGTTCTACCCCCGCCGGAATTTTAACTTCAATTTTTTTGCTTTTTCTTACCCTTCCTGCCCCACTGCAGTCAGTACAGGGATCAGTAATAATCCTACCCTCCCCCTGACAGCGGCTGCAGGCCCTCACATTAATAAACCGGCCAAAGGCAGTATTTTGCGCATATCTTATTTCTCCGCTGCCCTTACACTCAGGACAAGTATCCGGAGAAGTCCCGGGCTCTGCCCCACTGCCGTCACAGCGGTTACAGGTCTCCATCCTGGGGACCTTTATATTTACGGTCTTTCCAAAGGCCGCTTCTTCAAAGCTGACCTCCATGTCATACCGGAGGTCAGAACCTCTCTGAGGCCCACCGGACCGGCGGGGGCGAAATCCCCCGCCAAAAAAACTATCAAAAATATCTTCAAATCCGCCCCCAAAGCCTGAACCGGAAAAATCAAACCCCTGACCCTGATTGGGATCCACGTGACCAAACTGGTCGTAGTGGGCCCGCTTCTGAGAGTCAGCCAGGACATCATAGGCTTCCTTTACTTCTTTAAACTTTTTTGCCGATTCTTCATCCCCAGCATTAAAATCCGGATGATATTTTCGGGCAAATTTACGATACGCTTTTTTTATTTCATCTGCTGAGGCATCTCTGTTTAACCCCAACACTTCATAATAATCCTGCTTACTGGCCATCATCGACTAGCTCCTCACTTTAAAGAATAGCT contains:
- the dnaJ gene encoding molecular chaperone DnaJ, producing the protein MASKQDYYEVLGLNRDASADEIKKAYRKFARKYHPDFNAGDEESAKKFKEVKEAYDVLADSQKRAHYDQFGHVDPNQGQGFDFSGSGFGGGFEDIFDSFFGGGFRPRRSGGPQRGSDLRYDMEVSFEEAAFGKTVNIKVPRMETCNRCDGSGAEPGTSPDTCPECKGSGEIRYAQNTAFGRFINVRACSRCQGEGRIITDPCTDCSGAGRVRKSKKIEVKIPAGVERGTRLRVSGEGEAGVKGGPPGDLYVILDVAAHEIFQRRGDNIYCEIPISFVMASLGGEIMVPTLEGKAKLRIPDGTKSGTFFKIKGKGIPRLRGMGRGDQHVKVVVDVPAKLTAKQKELLKQFAKESGEDLSTLNHKGIFDKVKDAFGGSKA